The Pseudofrankia inefficax genome window below encodes:
- the sufD gene encoding Fe-S cluster assembly protein SufD: MALSEARARVDGSGRPPMVPAPSAPVRSRDPEAHPAPTGREEAWRFTPLRPLKALIAGQEPDGKVDVTVSAPDGVEVENVGTDDPRVGRVLTPVDRVAAFATVRAGGALVVTVPAEAELDEPVLLRLRGDGGVSYGHLAVEVGPFARATVVLDHTGTARYAGNVEVYVGHGANVTFVSLQDWDDDAVHAGAHAFSLGRDARLRATHITLGGQLVRLCPTVDYRGPGGDAELSGLFFTDAGQHQEHRLLVTHQERNCRSRVTYKGALQGADAHSVWIGDVLIGAGAVGTDTYEINRNLVLTDGARADSVPNLEILTGEVTGAGHASATGRFDDEALFYLMARGIPADEARRLVVRGFFGEVLDRIGVEALRERVTAVVDAELAGVGA; encoded by the coding sequence ATGGCCCTGAGTGAAGCGCGGGCGCGCGTCGACGGGTCGGGGCGCCCGCCGATGGTCCCGGCCCCGTCCGCTCCGGTCCGCTCCCGTGACCCCGAGGCGCACCCGGCTCCGACCGGCCGCGAGGAGGCCTGGCGGTTCACCCCGCTGCGTCCGCTCAAGGCGCTGATCGCCGGCCAGGAGCCCGACGGCAAGGTCGACGTCACCGTGTCGGCGCCGGACGGCGTCGAGGTCGAGAACGTCGGCACCGACGACCCGCGGGTCGGCCGGGTGCTGACGCCGGTCGACCGGGTCGCCGCGTTCGCGACGGTCCGGGCCGGCGGGGCGCTCGTGGTCACGGTCCCGGCCGAGGCCGAGCTCGACGAGCCGGTCCTGCTGCGGCTGCGCGGCGACGGCGGGGTCAGTTACGGCCACCTGGCGGTCGAGGTCGGCCCGTTCGCCCGGGCCACCGTGGTCCTCGACCACACCGGCACCGCGAGGTACGCGGGCAACGTCGAGGTCTACGTCGGCCACGGCGCGAACGTCACGTTCGTCTCGCTGCAGGACTGGGACGACGACGCGGTGCACGCCGGCGCGCACGCGTTCTCGCTCGGGCGCGACGCCCGGCTGCGTGCCACTCACATCACGCTGGGCGGCCAGCTGGTGCGGCTGTGCCCGACCGTCGACTACCGCGGCCCCGGTGGGGACGCGGAGCTGTCCGGCCTGTTCTTCACCGACGCCGGCCAGCACCAGGAGCACCGCCTGCTGGTGACCCACCAGGAGCGCAACTGCCGCAGCCGCGTCACCTACAAGGGCGCGCTGCAGGGCGCGGACGCGCACTCGGTGTGGATCGGCGACGTGCTCATCGGGGCCGGCGCGGTCGGCACCGACACCTACGAGATCAACCGCAACCTCGTCCTGACCGACGGGGCACGGGCCGACTCGGTGCCGAACCTGGAGATCCTGACCGGTGAGGTCACTGGCGCCGGCCACGCCAGCGCGACCGGCAGGTTCGACGACGAGGCGCTGTTCTACCTGATGGCCCGGGGCATCCCGGCCGACGAGGCCCGGCGACTGGTCGTGCGCGGCTTCTTCGGCGAGGTGCTCGACCGGATCGGCGTCGAGGCGCTGCGTGAGCGGGTGACCGCCGTCGTGGACGCAGAGCTCGCGGGGGTGGGTGCATGA
- the sufB gene encoding Fe-S cluster assembly protein SufB produces MTTSAETALEGLGSYKFGWADADAYADDVERGLSEAVVRGISAKKSEPSWMTDLRMKGLKLFERKPMPTWGADLSGIHFDNIKYFVRSTEKQAESWDDLPADIKDTYDKLGIPEAEKQRLISGVAAQYESEVVYHKIREDLEEQGVIFLDTDSGLREHPEIFKEYFGSVIPVGDNKFAALNTAVWSGGSFIYVPKGVHVEIPLQAYFRINTENMGQFERTLIIVDEGAYVHYVEGCTAPVYSSDSLHSAVVEIVVKKNARCRYTTIQNWSNNVYNLVTKRAACQEGGTMEWIDGNIGSKVTMKYPAVWLLGERARGEVLSIAFAGPGQHQDAGAKMVHAAPRTSSQIISKSVARGGGRTSYRGLVQIHEGANQSKSTVKCDALLVDTVSRSDTYPYVDVREDDASIGHEASVSKVGEDQLFYLMSRGMAEDEAMAMIVRGFVEPIARELPMEYALELNRLIELQMEGSVG; encoded by the coding sequence ATGACGACCTCTGCCGAGACCGCCCTTGAGGGCCTGGGCTCGTACAAGTTCGGCTGGGCTGACGCCGACGCGTATGCCGACGATGTCGAGCGCGGTCTTTCCGAGGCGGTCGTGCGCGGCATCTCGGCCAAGAAGTCCGAGCCGTCGTGGATGACCGACCTGCGGATGAAGGGCCTGAAGCTCTTCGAGCGCAAGCCGATGCCGACCTGGGGTGCCGACCTCTCCGGCATCCACTTCGACAACATCAAGTATTTCGTCCGCTCCACCGAGAAGCAGGCGGAGAGCTGGGACGACCTGCCGGCGGACATCAAGGACACCTACGACAAGCTCGGCATCCCCGAGGCGGAGAAGCAGCGCCTCATCTCCGGTGTCGCGGCCCAGTACGAGTCCGAGGTCGTCTACCACAAGATCCGTGAGGACCTCGAGGAGCAGGGCGTCATCTTCCTCGACACCGACAGCGGCCTGCGCGAGCACCCGGAGATCTTCAAGGAGTACTTCGGCTCCGTGATCCCGGTCGGCGACAACAAGTTCGCCGCGCTGAACACCGCCGTCTGGTCGGGCGGCTCGTTCATCTACGTGCCGAAGGGCGTGCACGTCGAGATCCCGCTGCAGGCCTACTTCCGGATCAACACCGAGAACATGGGCCAGTTCGAGCGCACGCTGATCATCGTCGACGAGGGTGCCTACGTGCACTACGTCGAGGGCTGCACCGCGCCGGTCTACTCGTCGGACTCGCTGCACTCGGCCGTCGTCGAGATCGTCGTCAAGAAGAACGCGCGCTGCCGGTACACGACCATCCAGAACTGGTCGAACAACGTCTACAACCTCGTCACCAAGCGGGCCGCCTGCCAGGAGGGCGGCACGATGGAGTGGATCGACGGCAACATCGGCTCCAAGGTGACGATGAAGTACCCGGCGGTGTGGCTGCTCGGTGAGCGCGCCCGCGGCGAGGTGCTCTCGATCGCGTTCGCCGGCCCTGGCCAGCACCAGGACGCGGGCGCCAAGATGGTGCACGCCGCGCCGCGCACGTCCTCGCAGATCATCTCCAAGTCGGTGGCCCGCGGCGGCGGCCGGACCTCCTACCGCGGCCTCGTCCAGATCCACGAGGGCGCCAACCAGTCGAAGTCGACGGTGAAGTGCGACGCGCTGCTCGTCGACACGGTCAGCCGGTCGGACACGTACCCGTACGTCGACGTCCGCGAGGACGACGCGTCGATCGGCCACGAGGCGTCGGTCTCCAAGGTCGGCGAGGACCAGCTCTTCTACCTGATGAGCCGGGGCATGGCCGAGGACGAGGCGATGGCGATGATCGTGCGCGGCTTCGTCGAGCCGATCGCCCGTGAGCTGCCGATGGAGTACGCCCTGGAGCTCAACCGCCTGATCGAGCTGCAGATGGAAGGGTCGGTCGGCTGA
- a CDS encoding helix-turn-helix transcriptional regulator produces MKSAHDPGPLTGTAAGTAVGTADGRTRDRVVRILLEAGPSTAAELAHRLDLSSAAIRRHLDAMVADGILTPTTVHVRGPRGRGRPARHYALTDAGHEEAGPTAYSDLAAGALRFLDEVGGPDAIGRFAESRGRELELRLAGAVDGVPEERRLAALAAAMTAAGYTASVSEVPSGTQICQHHCPVQHVAERFPALCEAETAALSRLLHTHVQRLATIAHGDGVCTTHVPGKPAADTEGSVPADNTTVPVRIT; encoded by the coding sequence GTGAAATCCGCGCACGATCCTGGGCCCCTTACGGGCACGGCCGCGGGCACGGCTGTCGGGACCGCCGACGGCCGCACCCGGGACCGGGTCGTGCGCATCCTGCTGGAGGCGGGTCCCTCCACGGCCGCCGAGCTGGCCCACCGGCTCGACCTGTCGTCGGCCGCGATCCGCCGTCACCTGGACGCCATGGTCGCCGACGGCATCCTCACCCCGACCACCGTGCACGTCCGCGGCCCGCGCGGCCGCGGGCGCCCGGCGCGGCACTACGCGCTGACGGACGCGGGCCACGAGGAGGCCGGGCCGACCGCCTACTCGGACCTGGCGGCGGGGGCGCTGCGCTTCCTCGACGAGGTGGGCGGCCCCGACGCCATCGGCCGGTTCGCCGAGAGCCGCGGCCGGGAGCTGGAGCTGCGGCTGGCCGGCGCGGTCGACGGCGTGCCCGAGGAACGGCGCCTGGCGGCCCTGGCCGCCGCGATGACCGCGGCCGGCTACACGGCGAGCGTCTCCGAGGTGCCCAGCGGGACCCAGATCTGCCAGCACCACTGCCCGGTGCAGCACGTGGCCGAGCGGTTCCCCGCGCTGTGCGAGGCGGAGACGGCGGCTCTGTCGCGGTTACTGCACACGCACGTCCAACGGCTCGCCACCATCGCGCACGGCGACGGTGTCTGCACGACGCACGTTCCTGGCAAGCCCGCCGCCGACACCGAGGGCTCGGTGCCGGCGGACAACACAACGGTGCCCGTGAGGATCACATAA
- the glpK gene encoding glycerol kinase GlpK encodes MPEPVVVAVDQGTTGTTVCVLDQSAHVVGRAQTEVTVTYPRPGWVEQDPEQLWGGVVATVSAALRAAGRAPADIAAVGITNQRETTVVWDRRTGRPVAPAIVWQDRRTSGACERLAAAGHGPEVAERTGLVLDPYFSGTKIAWLLADDPELARRAGRGELAFGTVDTWLIWRLTGGRTHVTDVTNASRTLLLDLADATWSAPMAELLGVPMELLAEVRPSSEVYAETDPASFLGVSVPVAAAVGDQQAALFAQACFAQGQAKNTYGTGSFVLLNTGPTPPPPREDGALLRTAAFQLAGEPVHYALEGAVLATGSAVQWLRDGLGVVGSAAETAQLAGSLSGNDGVYFVPALAGLGAPHWDPRARGTLVGLTRGTGRAHLARAVLESIAYRTRDIVEAMTAAGTPVTELRADGGAAANPWLMQFQADVLGIPVDVPDNLETTALGSGYLAGLATGVFPDRAALAGLRRTAARYEPALAPATRDSLYADWLRALDRSRDWAQD; translated from the coding sequence ATGCCCGAGCCCGTGGTGGTGGCCGTCGACCAGGGAACCACTGGCACGACCGTATGCGTCCTGGACCAGTCCGCGCACGTCGTGGGCCGGGCGCAGACCGAGGTGACCGTCACCTACCCCCGGCCCGGCTGGGTCGAGCAGGACCCGGAGCAGCTGTGGGGCGGGGTCGTGGCCACGGTGTCCGCCGCGCTGAGGGCCGCCGGGCGCGCGCCGGCGGACATCGCCGCCGTCGGCATCACCAACCAGCGCGAGACGACGGTCGTCTGGGACCGGCGCACGGGCCGGCCGGTCGCCCCTGCGATCGTCTGGCAGGACCGGCGCACGTCAGGCGCCTGCGAGCGGCTCGCCGCGGCCGGCCACGGCCCCGAGGTCGCCGAGCGCACCGGGCTGGTGCTGGACCCGTACTTCTCCGGCACGAAGATCGCCTGGCTGCTGGCGGACGACCCCGAGCTGGCCCGGCGCGCCGGGCGGGGCGAGCTGGCGTTCGGCACGGTCGACACGTGGCTGATCTGGCGGCTCACCGGCGGCCGGACCCACGTGACCGATGTCACCAACGCCTCCCGCACCCTGCTGCTCGACCTGGCCGACGCGACCTGGTCCGCGCCGATGGCCGAGCTGCTCGGGGTGCCGATGGAGCTGCTGGCCGAGGTCCGGCCCAGCTCCGAGGTCTACGCCGAGACCGACCCGGCCTCGTTCCTTGGCGTCTCGGTGCCGGTCGCGGCCGCGGTCGGCGACCAGCAGGCCGCGCTGTTCGCGCAGGCCTGCTTCGCGCAGGGCCAGGCGAAGAACACCTACGGGACCGGCTCGTTCGTCCTGCTGAACACCGGCCCGACGCCGCCGCCACCCCGCGAGGACGGCGCGCTGCTGCGCACCGCCGCGTTCCAGCTGGCCGGCGAGCCGGTCCACTACGCGCTGGAGGGGGCGGTCCTCGCCACCGGCTCGGCCGTGCAGTGGCTGCGCGACGGGCTCGGCGTGGTCGGCTCCGCCGCCGAGACGGCGCAGCTCGCGGGGTCGCTGAGCGGCAACGACGGCGTCTACTTCGTCCCGGCGCTCGCCGGGCTCGGCGCGCCGCACTGGGACCCCCGGGCGCGCGGGACCCTGGTCGGGCTGACGCGAGGCACCGGCCGGGCCCATCTGGCCCGCGCCGTGCTGGAGTCCATCGCCTACCGCACCCGGGACATCGTCGAGGCGATGACCGCCGCAGGCACGCCCGTGACCGAGCTGCGCGCGGACGGCGGAGCCGCCGCCAACCCGTGGCTCATGCAGTTCCAGGCGGACGTCCTGGGCATTCCGGTGGACGTGCCGGACAACCTGGAGACGACCGCGCTCGGCTCCGGGTATCTCGCGGGCCTCGCCACCGGCGTCTTCCCCGACCGGGCCGCGCTCGCCGGCCTGCGGCGCACCGCCGCCCGCTACGA